In Brassica rapa cultivar Chiifu-401-42 chromosome A06, CAAS_Brap_v3.01, whole genome shotgun sequence, a single window of DNA contains:
- the LOC103873089 gene encoding 30S ribosomal protein S9, mitochondrial has protein sequence MLSRLFQRSSNLRLATLVSSKSNSQIFSSFIRPLSTNSTGGGNDNGNGGNRNDAPWSFSGVNDGKSDPFSSSGFGSVGGDGKWPKRWNMKEEGDEKGVFGGNEGEVSNGFGDVKSSGWDVPSKPWDLKEEEEDGKVVFDTSGEMPVSFDDSLVNEEEERAKKQVFEREEKELTEVIKGPDRAFGDLIAKSGITDEMLDSLIALKDFQGVQGLPPLTEIENLRREKSSKKSSRAEIELQMQEEIAKARVRQVDEAGRAYGTGRRKCSIARVWIVPGKGKFLVNDKEFDVYFPMLDHRAALLRPLAETKTLGSWDINCTVTGGGTTGQVGAIQLGISRALQNWEPDMRTALRAAGFLTRDSRVVERKKPGKAKARKSFQWVKR, from the exons ATGCTCTCTCGTTTATTCCAGAGATCTTCGAATCTCCGTCTCGCAACCCTAGTTTCTTCCAAATCCAACTCTCAGATCTTCTCCTCCTTTATCCGTCCGCTTTCCACCAACAGTACCGGCGGCGGAAATGACAACGGGAATGGGGGTAATCGAAATGACGCACCGTGGAGTTTTTCTGGCGTAAACGATGGCAAGTCCgatcctttctcttcttctggATTCGGCTCTGTTGGTGGGGATGGCAAATGGCCTAAGCGATGGAATATGAAGGAGGAAGGAGATGAGAAAGGCGTGTTCGGTGGTAACGAAGGTGAGGTGTCGAATGGCTTTGGAGATGTGAAATCCAGTGGATGGGATGTGCCCTCTAAGCCATGGGAtttgaaggaggaggaggaagatggTAAGGTCGTGTTTGATACCAGTGGCGAGATGCCTGTTAGCTTTGATGACAGCTTAgtgaatgaagaagaagagcgtGCCAAGAAGCAAGTGTTTGAAAGGGAAGAGAAAGAGCTCACTGAGGTTATCAAAG GTCCTGATCGAGCATTTGGAGACCTGATTGCAAAGTCCGGTATCACAGACGAAATGCTAGATAGTTTGATAGCCTTGAAGGATTTCCAAGGGGTCCAAGGGTTGCCTCCTCTGACTGAGATTGAAAACCTGCGACGTGAGAAGAGTTCTAAGAAGTCGTCAAGAGCTGAGATAGAACTCCAGATGCAAGAGGAGATTGCTAAAGCAAGGGTGAGGCAAGTGGATGAAGCTGGGAGAGCCTATGGAACCGGCAGAAGAAAATGCAGCATTGCCCGTGTTTGGATTGTTCCTGGCAAAGGAAAGTTCCTTGTTAACGACAAAGAGTTCGATGTCTATTTCCCTATGCTTGATCACCGTGCCGCTCTTCTCCGCCCGCTTGCTGAAACCAAAACCTTAGGTAGTTGGGATATTAACTGCACTGTTACTGGCGGTGGAACTACAG GTCAAGTTGGAGCTATTCAGTTGGGTATCAGTAGGGCATTGCAAAACTGGGAACCAGATATGCGGACAGCACTTCGAGCTG CTGGTTTTTTGACAAGAGACTCTCGAGTTGTGGAAAGGAAGAAACCTGGAAAAGCTAAGGCAAGAAAGAGTTTCCAATGGGTCAAGCGTTAA
- the LOC103873091 gene encoding mitogen-activated protein kinase kinase kinase 17 gives MAKITLRVVRKPNLMKKKHTSISVKEITKASFETALPKKPSADNVTLDGGRINSSSWVKLLLLGTGAYGSVYLGTSKSKTHHTGDRAIKTAELSHASSLMEEGRIMIRLESPFVVRCYGDEIAREGYSTQYNLILEYCSGKTIADLIEDNHGELLESEAKVFARDVLSGLTYIHDRNIVHCDIKPDNLLLSPTAVRFRSTGYLTKIGDFGLAMEKGSVEYGNGYGHKRGTTRYMSPELIGHGFVDSGADVWAFGCTVLEMLSGATVWGEYGDLAFDDWVNLIGHSDRMPHVPAWLSKEALDFLSRCLERDVNKRWSTLELKNHPFVLL, from the coding sequence ATGGCAAAGATTACTCTGAGGGTCGTTAGAAAGCCCaacttgatgaagaagaagcatACTAGTATCTCTGTCAAAGAGATAACCAAAGCGTCTTTCGAGACCGCCCTTCCGAAGAAACCTTCCGCCGACAACGTAACCTTAGACGGAGGCAGAATCAATTCGTCCTCGTGGGTTAAACTTCTCTTACTCGGAACAGGAGCGTACGGTTCGGTTTATCTAGGTACCAGTAAAAGCAAGACACACCATACAGGTGACAGAGCCATCAAAACCGCAGAGCTTTCTCACGCTTCAAGCCTCATGGAAGAAGGCAGGATCATGATCCGTTTAGAATCTCCGTTCGTTGTCCGTTGCTACGGCGACGAGATCGCACGCGAGGGCTACTCTACGCAATACAATCTGATTCTCGAGTATTGCTCTGGCAAAACCATTGCCGACTTGATCGAGGATAACCACGGCGAGCTTCTTGAGTCGGAGGCCAAAGTGTTCGCTAGAGATGTCTTGTCTGGTCTCACTTACATCCACGACAGAAACATCGTTCACTGCGACATCAAACCCGACAACCTCCTACTCTCCCCTACCGCTGTCCGGTTCAGGTCTACTGGGTACTTGACCAAGATTGGAGATTTTGGATTAGCTATGGAGAAAGGGTCGGTCGAGTACGGTAACGGATACGGCCACAAGAGAGGCACCACGAGGTATATGTCTCCGGAGCTTATTGGGCATGGCTTTGTGGACTCTGGAGCGGACGTGTGGGCCTTTGGATGCACGGTCTTGGAGATGTTATCCGGAGCAACAGTTTGGGGAGAATACGGTGATCTTGCCTTTGATGATTGGGTCAATCTCATTGGCCACAGCGATCGCATGCCTCATGTACCGGCTTGGTTATCTAAAGAAGCACTTGATTTCTTGAGCAGATGCTTGGAGAGAGACGTTAACAAGAGGTGGTCTACGCTTGAACTCAAGAACCATCCTTTTGTTCTGCTATGA
- the LOC117125943 gene encoding uncharacterized protein At4g04775-like, whose product MSDVSGASSGSSMVRSRKRVVGVPKQCWCGYEISTLMSRSDKNPYRRYHRCSYAVSKKLENDNHFFKWVDEALLEEINVLKNKMSNLEELVKEVIMERGESEKKVFEKMEMKLETELFDKMEEVLKEAKWSMKKMCAGIVIACVVGFVIIKLV is encoded by the exons ATGAGTGATGTTTCTGGAGCTTCAAGTGGGTCGTCAATGGTGCGTTCAAGGAAAAGGGTCGTGGGTGTCCCAAAACAGTGTTGGTGCGGATATGAAATCTCGACTTTGATGTCAAGATCAGACAAAAATCCGTATCGTCGTTACCATAGGTGTTCTTATGCTGTTTCAAAAAAG CTTGAGAATGATAATCATTTCTTCAAGTGGGTGGATGAGGCATTGTTAGAAGAGATTAATGTTCTGAAGAACAAAATGAGTAATCTTGAAGAATTGGTGAAAGAAGTTATAATGGAACGAGGAGAAAGTGAGAAGAAGGTATTTGAGAAGATGGAGATGAAGCTAGAGACAGAGCTTTTCGACAAGATGGAGGAAGTGTTAAAGGAAGCGAAATGGAGCATGAAGAAGATGTGTGCTGGTATTGTAATAGCTTGTGTTGTTGGGTTTGTCATCATTAAGCTTGTGTGA
- the LOC117125941 gene encoding uncharacterized protein LOC117125941, translating into METVSENTIPSLRDESDDEEEMERHAFRVEEDVAAFINEPPIRHNIYPDTENDSDTDEEEDGEEQQMKRQRTRERYRIRRGDGNLFEGQVFFNGVAFKEAVLDYALKTGHNIKQYRYDKTKLGFSCVGRNVDSHCQWRVYCSSKGEPERWYVKVYKNEHSCVPNGECEMLKVPVIARLFVDKIREEPKYFMPMKIEELIKERWKITVSRAQCQAARNKAMGWIQKEYETQFARIRDYAAEILESNINSSVEVETKRNEEGKYVFDRFYVCFDVLRRSWQATCRPLIGMDGTFLRGKTKGQLLVALGRDGDNSIYPIAWAVVQVENTPNWVWFVKHIKTDLGLGDGDGYIMVSDRQKGLIKAVQLELPKMEHRMCVRHIYGNVKAKHGKKSDMKKYIWQLAWSYNEAEYKENLDRLFNYDSEVYADVMKTNPMTWVRAFFKLGNYCEDVENNSTESFNASIVSAREKPMVPMLNTIARLAMVRIASRYLIAQDHKSICTPYVVDILALEHKKASQCTVYRSTNGMWLVNVDACSYRVNLEKRTCTCSKWDITGIPCEHGYGVILDRKLEAEDFVCHWFRTTM; encoded by the exons ATGGAGACGGTCAGTGAAAACACGATTCCTTCCCTTAGGGATGAATCAGACGACgaagaagagatggagagacACGCTTTCCGGGTTGAAGAAGATGTAGCTGCATTCATCAACGAACCTCCCATCCGACATAACATCTATCCCGATACCGAGAATGATAGTGATACAGATGAGGAGGAAGATGGTGAAGAGCAACAAATGAAACGACAGAGGACAAGAGAGCGTTATCGAATTAGAAGAGGTGATGGGAATCTCTTCGAGGGCCAAGTATTCTTCAATGGAGTTGCGTTCAAAGAGGCGGTATTGGACTACGCTCTAAAGACTGGTCACAATATCAAGCAGTATAGGTATGACAAAACTAAACTTGGTTTTAGTTGTGTTGGTCGGAATGTGGATTCACACTGTCAGTGGCGTGTTTATTGCTCGAGTAAAGGAGAACCAGAGAGATGGTATGTTAAAGTGTACAAGAATGAACACAGCTGTGTTCCAAATGGAGAATGTGAGATGCTTAAGGTCCCTGTGATAGCTAGGCTGTTTGTTGATAAGATAAGAGAagaaccaaaatatttcatgCCAATGAAGATAGAAGAACTGATCAAGGAGAGGTGGAAGATCACGGTTTCTAGAGCACAATGTCAAGCTGCTCGAAATAAAGCAATGGGGTGGATTCAGAAGGAGTATGAGACTCAGTTTGCTCGAATCCGAGACTATGCTGCCGAGATTCTCGAGTCAAATATCAACTCTTCGGTGGAAGTCGAGACCAAGAGAAATGAGGAAGGAAAATATGTGTTCGACCGTTTCTATGTGTGTTTCGATGTGCTTAGGAGGTCATGGCAGGCTACATGTAGACCTCTTATTGGGATGGATGGCACATTCTTGAGAGGGAAAACTAAAGGACAGTTGTTAGTGGCTCTTGGTCGAGATGGGGATAATTCAATCTACCCCATTGCTTGGGCAGTTGTTCAAGTGGAAAATACTCCAAATTGGGTGTGGTTTGTGAAGCATATCAAGACAGACTTGGGTTTAGGAGATGGTGATGGATATATTATGGTCTCCGATCGTCAGAAG GGACTGATCAAGGCAGTTCAGTTGGAGCTTCCGAAGATGGAGCATAGAATGTGTGTTCGACACATTTATGGAAACGTGAAAGCTAAACATGGAAAGAAGAGTGACATGAAGAAGTATATTTGGCAACTTGCTTGGAGCTACAATGAGGCGGAGTACAAGGAGAATCTAGATAGGCTGTTCAACTACGACTCAGAGGTGTATGCAGATGTGATGAAGACTAATCCAATGACTTGGGTTAGAGCTTTCTTCAAGTTGGGGAACTATTGTGAGGACGTCGAGAACAACTCAACTGAATCTTTCAACGCCTCCATTGTTTCTGCCCGTGAAAAGCCAATGGTACCAATGTTGAATACCATTGCGCGTCTTGCAATGGTGCGTATCGCCTCTAGATATCTGATTGCTCAAGATCACAAGAGCATATGCACACCTTACGTGGTTGATATACTCGCTTTGGAGCACAAAAAAGCATCACAGTGTACTGTTTATAGAAGCACAAATGGTATGTGGTTGGTGAATGTTGATGCTTGTTCTTACCGTGTCAATTTGGAGAAGCGAACATGCACGTGTTCCAAATGGGATATCACTGGGATCCCTTGTGAACATGGATACGGTGTCATCTTGGATAGGAAACTAGAGGCTGAGGATTTTGTGTGTCACTGGTTTCGGACCACAATGTGA